One part of the Microlunatus elymi genome encodes these proteins:
- the tgt gene encoding tRNA guanosine(34) transglycosylase Tgt, with protein MTETVPFSFTPQAELPDSQGRTGVIHTPHGDISTPAFTPVGTKATIKAVLPESMAELGAQALLANAYHLFLQPGSDIVDEAGGLGVFMNWPGPTYTDSGGFQVMSLGSGHKKVISMNLPGSTDRPQEVFSSSGKSGKLVKIDDDGVTFTSHIDGSKHRFTPEISMRIQHQLGADVMFCFDELTTLSDPREYQELSLDRTLAWAQRCLDEHVRLTAERSHRPYQALFGVVQGAHYEDLRRKATRDLVALRSADDQQRPFDGYGIGGALEKENLGTIVGWVCSELPAEAPRHLLGISEPDDFFAAVENGADTFDCVSPARVARNAALYSRDGRFNVNTAANRRNFAPVDEDCDCYTCTHYTRAYLHHLFKAHEMLANTLATIHNERFIVRLVDDIRGAIAGGYFADFKIEFLGRYYG; from the coding sequence GTGACCGAGACCGTGCCGTTTTCCTTCACCCCGCAGGCCGAGCTGCCCGACAGTCAGGGGCGGACCGGCGTGATTCACACCCCGCACGGTGACATCTCCACCCCCGCCTTCACCCCGGTCGGCACCAAGGCCACCATCAAGGCGGTGCTGCCGGAGTCGATGGCAGAGTTGGGCGCGCAGGCGCTGCTGGCCAACGCGTACCACCTGTTTCTGCAGCCGGGATCGGACATCGTCGACGAGGCGGGCGGGCTCGGAGTCTTCATGAACTGGCCGGGTCCGACCTACACCGACAGCGGCGGCTTCCAGGTGATGAGCCTCGGCAGCGGGCACAAGAAGGTGATCTCGATGAACCTGCCCGGCTCGACCGACCGGCCGCAGGAGGTGTTCTCGTCGTCGGGCAAGTCCGGCAAGCTGGTCAAGATCGACGACGACGGCGTCACCTTCACTTCGCACATCGACGGTTCCAAGCATCGCTTCACCCCGGAGATCTCGATGCGGATCCAGCACCAGCTCGGCGCCGACGTGATGTTCTGCTTCGACGAACTGACGACGCTGTCCGACCCGCGGGAGTATCAGGAGTTGTCGCTGGACCGGACGCTGGCGTGGGCGCAGCGCTGCCTGGACGAGCACGTCCGGCTGACCGCCGAACGCAGCCACCGTCCGTACCAGGCGCTCTTCGGCGTGGTCCAGGGTGCGCACTACGAGGACCTCCGCCGGAAGGCGACCCGTGATCTTGTCGCGCTGCGATCGGCCGATGATCAACAACGCCCGTTCGACGGCTACGGGATCGGCGGTGCGCTGGAGAAGGAGAACCTCGGCACCATCGTCGGCTGGGTCTGCTCCGAACTGCCCGCCGAAGCTCCCCGGCATCTGCTCGGCATCTCCGAACCCGACGACTTCTTTGCTGCCGTTGAGAACGGCGCCGACACCTTCGACTGCGTCTCGCCCGCGAGAGTGGCCCGCAACGCCGCTCTCTACAGCCGTGACGGCCGATTCAACGTCAACACCGCGGCGAACCGGCGCAACTTCGCACCCGTCGACGAGGACTGCGACTGCTACACCTGCACCCACTACACCCGGGCCTACCTGCATCACCTGTTCAAGGCGCACGAGATGCTGGCCAACACGCTGGCCACCATCCACAACGAACGCTTCATCGTGCGGTTGGTCGACGACATCCGCGGTGCCATCGCGGGCGGCTACTTCGCCGACTTCAAGATCGAGTTCCTCGGCCGCTATTACGGCTGA
- a CDS encoding phosphodiester glycosidase family protein: MRIGAIVLVVLLLFPVASLGRALTEPGAAPLTVRTVDWVRDHGGGPIVDAIENWFYSRHHAADVPPTPSELPVAPRTDRPDCAGRSACRLGPPPGIVPVSPALHPLPAEGRWRLGRLSASGKPAMWTTYFRPQPRYPGMLAAVAEFPRGRTTAHLVAGTIEPGVGHWPGSASVPARQVPSLVAIFNGGWRFRDARGGFMIGDRADPPMINGLATAVITESGQLQVRRWSSGARLPDIAAARQNLHLIVDHGQPVAGLSRDNGDLWGSAHNQLQYTARTGLGVDAAGDAIFIAGTNMNLTGLALAFQKVHAITAMELDIHPSITFFTAWKPDPRGINRPTKLLPTMHRSPDRFLKPDQRDFFYLTLPGPKVS, from the coding sequence GTGCGGATCGGCGCGATCGTCCTGGTCGTGCTGTTGCTCTTTCCGGTCGCCTCGCTGGGCCGGGCGCTGACGGAACCGGGAGCCGCCCCGTTGACCGTACGCACGGTCGATTGGGTTCGTGATCACGGCGGCGGCCCGATCGTCGATGCGATCGAGAACTGGTTCTACAGCCGTCATCATGCCGCCGACGTGCCGCCGACACCGTCGGAGCTTCCGGTCGCACCGAGAACCGATCGGCCCGACTGCGCCGGACGGTCGGCCTGCCGACTCGGGCCTCCGCCCGGCATCGTGCCGGTGTCGCCGGCGCTGCATCCGTTGCCCGCCGAGGGTCGCTGGCGTTTGGGACGGTTGTCCGCTTCGGGCAAGCCGGCGATGTGGACGACGTACTTCCGGCCCCAGCCGCGCTATCCCGGCATGCTGGCGGCGGTCGCCGAATTTCCCCGCGGTCGCACTACCGCTCATCTGGTCGCCGGCACGATCGAACCTGGGGTTGGGCATTGGCCCGGCTCGGCGTCGGTGCCCGCGCGGCAGGTGCCGAGTCTGGTGGCGATCTTCAACGGTGGTTGGCGTTTCCGCGATGCGCGCGGCGGCTTCATGATCGGCGACCGTGCGGATCCGCCCATGATCAACGGGTTGGCCACCGCGGTGATCACCGAGAGCGGTCAGCTGCAGGTGCGACGCTGGAGCAGCGGCGCACGTCTGCCGGACATCGCCGCGGCCCGGCAGAATCTGCACCTGATCGTGGATCACGGGCAGCCGGTCGCCGGCCTGAGCCGAGACAATGGCGACTTGTGGGGTAGCGCGCACAACCAACTCCAGTACACCGCTCGCACCGGACTCGGTGTCGACGCCGCGGGCGACGCGATCTTCATCGCCGGCACCAACATGAACCTCACCGGACTCGCACTCGCGTTCCAGAAGGTCCACGCGATCACCGCGATGGAACTCGACATCCATCCCTCGATCACCTTCTTCACTGCCTGGAAACCCGATCCGCGCGGGATCAATCGGCCGACCAAGCTGTTGCCGACGATGCATCGCTCGCCCGACCGATTCCTGAAACCCGACCAGCGGGACTTCTTCTACCTCACCCTTCCCGGCCCGAAGGTGAGCTGA
- a CDS encoding nitroreductase/quinone reductase family protein produces the protein MDEPDLVAKSAGYQHLPGRRSKLMNSVVPTVVKAFFMVVLHTPLHPLLSSRWASLEFTGHKTGKVYHTPIAYFRDGDRVYITTGSRWWRNLRNGAQVRLLIRLKAYVGHAEVIADPAEAARRLRQILDAVPQLAYPGDVRIVNGTVSDAELDRVIAAGRKVIEIRLDRNPDRAS, from the coding sequence ATGGACGAACCGGATCTGGTCGCTAAGAGCGCCGGATATCAACATCTGCCAGGGAGGCGGAGCAAGCTGATGAACAGCGTGGTGCCGACAGTGGTCAAGGCCTTCTTCATGGTCGTGCTGCACACTCCGCTGCATCCGCTGCTGAGCAGCCGCTGGGCCTCGCTGGAGTTCACCGGGCACAAGACCGGGAAGGTCTATCACACGCCGATCGCGTACTTCCGCGACGGCGATCGGGTCTACATCACCACCGGTTCTCGCTGGTGGCGCAACCTGCGCAACGGCGCCCAGGTGCGGCTGCTGATCCGGCTCAAGGCGTACGTGGGCCACGCCGAGGTGATCGCCGACCCGGCCGAGGCCGCTCGCCGGCTGCGCCAGATCCTGGACGCGGTCCCGCAGCTGGCCTATCCCGGCGACGTACGCATCGTCAACGGCACAGTCAGCGATGCCGAACTCGACCGAGTGATCGCAGCCGGCCGGAAGGTGATCGAGATCAGGCTCGATCGCAATCCAGACCGGGCGTCGTGA
- a CDS encoding DUF5709 domain-containing protein, translating into MSDRNLDPNEYDEVPDASEQLDQIQPDDSLEDRGVDDVLDEGLTTPERWSVLERHGDHETLDQRLSEEQADDTEEDEDAEYDDFLDDGEVGSQRAGRLVDPNGGSGEDDESELYGTDVGIDGAAASAEEAAVHVVDDDR; encoded by the coding sequence ATGAGTGATCGCAACCTCGACCCGAATGAATACGACGAGGTGCCCGACGCGTCGGAACAGCTGGACCAGATCCAGCCCGACGACTCGTTGGAGGACCGCGGCGTCGACGACGTGCTGGACGAGGGCCTGACCACGCCCGAGCGCTGGTCCGTGCTCGAACGTCACGGCGACCACGAAACGCTGGACCAGCGGCTGTCGGAGGAACAAGCCGACGACACCGAGGAGGACGAGGACGCCGAGTACGACGATTTCCTCGACGACGGTGAGGTGGGTAGCCAACGCGCCGGTCGCCTGGTCGATCCCAACGGCGGCTCCGGCGAAGACGACGAGTCCGAGCTGTACGGGACCGATGTCGGCATCGACGGCGCCGCCGCCAGCGCTGAAGAGGCGGCCGTCCACGTCGTCGACGACGACCGCTGA
- a CDS encoding PhoH family protein, which produces MVSVLGPGDAFLRILERDLAADIHVRGNEITLSGDPSATAMGADVLGEIVTIVRTGQGMTADGVERLVGMIADREDARPSDVLTHNILSSRGKTIRPKTLNQKRYVDAIDKHTVVFGIGPAGTGKTYLAVAKAVQALQNKDVNRIILTRPAVEAGEHLGYLPGTLSDKIDPYLRPLYDALHDMVDPESIPRLLTSGTIEVAPLAYMRGRSLNDAFIILDEAQNTSMEQMKMFLTRLGFNSKMVVTGDITQVDLPGGTRSGLRAVQNILDTVEDIAFCNLTNHDVVRNKLVGRIVAAYDKFEARNPSPSNGSRR; this is translated from the coding sequence ATGGTCAGCGTGCTCGGGCCGGGAGACGCATTCCTGCGCATCCTGGAACGCGACCTGGCTGCCGACATCCACGTACGCGGCAATGAGATCACCCTCAGCGGCGATCCGTCCGCGACCGCGATGGGAGCCGACGTACTCGGCGAGATCGTCACCATCGTCAGGACCGGGCAGGGCATGACAGCCGACGGCGTCGAACGACTGGTCGGCATGATCGCCGATCGCGAGGACGCCCGGCCGTCGGATGTGCTGACGCACAACATCCTGTCCAGCCGCGGCAAGACGATCCGGCCCAAGACGCTGAACCAGAAGCGCTACGTGGACGCGATCGACAAGCACACCGTGGTCTTCGGCATCGGCCCGGCCGGCACCGGCAAGACCTACCTCGCCGTCGCCAAGGCCGTCCAGGCGCTGCAGAACAAGGACGTCAACCGGATCATCCTGACTCGGCCGGCGGTCGAGGCCGGCGAGCATCTGGGCTACCTGCCGGGAACCCTGAGCGACAAGATCGATCCCTACCTGCGGCCGCTGTACGACGCGCTGCACGACATGGTCGATCCGGAGTCCATCCCGCGGCTGCTGACCTCGGGCACGATCGAGGTCGCGCCGCTGGCCTACATGCGCGGACGCAGCCTCAACGACGCGTTCATCATCCTGGATGAGGCGCAGAACACGTCGATGGAACAGATGAAGATGTTCCTGACCCGGCTCGGCTTCAACTCCAAGATGGTGGTCACCGGCGACATCACTCAGGTCGACCTGCCCGGTGGCACCCGCAGCGGTCTGCGGGCGGTTCAGAACATCCTCGACACCGTCGAGGACATCGCCTTCTGCAACCTGACCAACCACGACGTCGTCCGCAACAAGCTGGTCGGCCGGATCGTCGCCGCCTACGACAAGTTCGAGGCGCGGAATCCGAGCCCGTCGAACGGGAGCCGACGATGA
- a CDS encoding hemolysin family protein has product MTSHDWFGLAIALILVIIAGLLAAAESALHSFSRSRAERLLEEGRPGAARVQQIMEDPPRYLNTALLLRTVFEICSIVLVALVVFGEFSATWSRMLVAAGSMIVISFICWGVAPRTIGRQHADRIAAAVAGPLVKITAVLGPLPKLLIMIGNALTPGKGFREGPFSTEAELREMVDLAEASQLIESGEREMIHSVFELGDTIVKEVMVPRTDMVYIEDNKTLRQAMSLCLRSGFSRIPVIGDGLDDVVGVLYLKDVIRRVYDYPKSESTEKVSQLMRKPEWCPDSKPIDELLREMQLKRSHLVIVVDEFGGTAGMATIEDILEEIVGEITDEYDQENTDITELGEGRYRVSSRLPIDELGELFGLELDDEDVETVGGLMAKQLNKVPIAGAVVKFAGLELVAERSTGRRNKIGTVVVGLLDAESDEGEDSDAGDENRTMAAARIAANSKTTETTSVDTAKAS; this is encoded by the coding sequence ATGACGAGTCACGACTGGTTCGGGCTGGCCATCGCGTTGATCTTGGTGATCATCGCCGGCCTGCTCGCCGCGGCCGAGTCCGCGTTGCACTCCTTCTCCCGATCACGCGCCGAACGGCTGCTGGAAGAGGGCCGGCCGGGCGCCGCCCGGGTGCAACAGATCATGGAGGACCCGCCGCGCTACCTGAACACCGCACTGCTGCTGCGTACGGTGTTCGAGATCTGCTCGATCGTGCTGGTCGCGTTGGTCGTCTTCGGCGAATTCTCCGCCACCTGGTCGCGGATGCTGGTGGCCGCCGGCAGCATGATCGTGATCAGTTTCATCTGCTGGGGCGTCGCCCCGCGCACCATCGGCCGGCAGCACGCCGACCGGATCGCGGCGGCGGTGGCCGGTCCGCTGGTCAAGATCACTGCGGTGCTCGGCCCGCTGCCGAAGTTGTTGATCATGATCGGCAACGCGCTCACGCCCGGTAAGGGATTCCGCGAGGGCCCGTTCTCCACCGAGGCCGAGTTGCGCGAGATGGTCGACCTGGCCGAGGCCAGTCAGCTGATCGAGTCCGGCGAGCGGGAGATGATCCACTCCGTCTTCGAGCTCGGCGACACCATCGTCAAGGAAGTGATGGTGCCGCGGACCGACATGGTCTACATCGAGGACAACAAGACGCTGCGGCAGGCGATGTCGCTGTGCCTGCGGTCGGGTTTCAGCCGGATACCGGTGATCGGTGACGGACTGGACGACGTGGTCGGCGTGCTCTACCTGAAGGACGTGATCCGGCGGGTGTACGACTACCCCAAATCGGAAAGCACCGAGAAGGTCAGCCAGTTGATGCGCAAGCCGGAGTGGTGCCCGGACTCCAAGCCGATCGACGAACTGCTGCGGGAGATGCAGCTCAAACGCAGCCACCTGGTGATCGTGGTGGACGAATTCGGCGGTACTGCGGGGATGGCCACGATCGAGGACATCCTGGAGGAGATCGTCGGCGAGATCACCGACGAGTACGACCAGGAGAACACCGACATCACCGAGCTGGGCGAGGGCCGCTATCGGGTCTCCAGCCGGCTGCCGATCGACGAGCTCGGCGAACTGTTCGGCCTCGAGCTGGACGACGAGGATGTGGAGACCGTCGGCGGTCTGATGGCCAAGCAGCTGAACAAGGTGCCGATCGCCGGCGCCGTGGTCAAATTCGCCGGGCTGGAATTGGTCGCCGAGCGTTCCACCGGCCGGCGGAACAAGATCGGCACTGTGGTGGTCGGCCTGCTGGACGCCGAGTCGGACGAGGGCGAGGATTCCGATGCCGGTGACGAGAACCGTACGATGGCTGCCGCCCGGATCGCCGCGAACTCCAAGACGACCGAGACCACGTCCGTCGACACAGCAAAGGCATCATGA
- a CDS encoding cytidine deaminase — protein sequence MTDRTDPEPLERPSEPEDLKIITLARSALARSANAQSGQGACLRDTDGRTYAGTRVDLDHLKLSAIQVVVAMAVSSGALGVEAVAVAGTGPSEDDLALIADLPGEQVTVWLTDGQGTVQDRIDIDD from the coding sequence ATGACCGATCGCACCGATCCGGAGCCGCTCGAGAGACCGAGCGAACCCGAGGATCTCAAGATCATCACCCTGGCTCGTTCCGCTCTGGCCCGCTCCGCCAACGCCCAGTCCGGCCAGGGCGCCTGCCTGCGGGACACCGACGGCCGCACGTACGCCGGCACTCGAGTTGATCTTGATCATCTGAAGCTGTCCGCGATCCAGGTCGTCGTCGCGATGGCGGTCTCCTCCGGTGCCCTCGGCGTCGAGGCGGTGGCGGTGGCCGGCACCGGGCCGAGTGAAGATGATCTTGCTCTGATCGCCGATCTGCCGGGCGAACAGGTCACCGTCTGGCTGACCGACGGCCAGGGCACGGTTCAGGATCGGATCGACATCGATGACTGA
- the era gene encoding GTPase Era, with amino-acid sequence MTDFRSGFACFVGRPNAGKSTLTNALVGTKIAIASSKPQTTRHAVRGIVNRDDAQLVLIDTPGLHKPRTLLGERLNDLVRETWSEVDVIGVCLPANQKIGPGDSYLVGEIAQLPNRPRLVAIATKADLVKSDRMAEHLVRIQALESELGIEWAHIVPVSAVAGEQLDVLCDLLVEQLPTGPQLYPDGEISDEPEEQLVAELIREAALEGVRDELPHSIAVEIDEMGLRPDRPEDKPLLDVYASMIVERESQKGIVIGHQGSRLKEVGQSARRQIQAILGTPVYLNLKVKVLKDWQRDAKHLNRLGF; translated from the coding sequence ATGACTGACTTCCGGTCCGGCTTCGCCTGCTTCGTCGGCCGGCCCAACGCCGGCAAATCGACGCTGACCAACGCGCTGGTGGGGACCAAGATCGCGATCGCGTCGTCCAAACCGCAGACCACCCGGCACGCGGTCCGGGGCATCGTCAACCGCGACGACGCCCAGTTGGTGCTGATCGACACCCCCGGATTGCACAAACCGCGGACGCTGCTCGGTGAGCGGCTCAACGACCTGGTCCGGGAGACCTGGTCCGAGGTCGACGTGATCGGGGTCTGCCTGCCGGCGAACCAGAAGATCGGCCCCGGCGACAGCTACCTGGTGGGCGAGATCGCGCAGCTGCCGAACCGGCCGCGGCTGGTCGCGATCGCCACCAAGGCCGATCTGGTCAAGTCCGACCGGATGGCCGAACATCTGGTCCGGATCCAGGCGCTGGAGTCCGAGTTGGGCATCGAGTGGGCCCACATCGTGCCGGTGTCCGCGGTGGCCGGCGAGCAGTTGGACGTGCTCTGCGACCTGCTGGTTGAGCAGTTGCCGACCGGCCCGCAGCTCTACCCGGACGGTGAGATCTCCGACGAGCCGGAGGAGCAACTGGTCGCCGAGTTGATCCGCGAGGCCGCGCTGGAAGGCGTACGCGATGAGTTGCCGCACTCGATCGCGGTCGAGATCGACGAGATGGGGTTGCGGCCGGATCGTCCCGAGGACAAGCCGTTGCTGGACGTGTACGCGTCGATGATCGTCGAGCGCGAGTCGCAGAAGGGCATCGTGATCGGCCACCAGGGCAGCCGGCTGAAGGAGGTCGGCCAGTCCGCCCGGCGGCAGATCCAGGCCATCCTGGGCACCCCGGTCTACCTCAATCTCAAGGTCAAGGTGCTCAAGGACTGGCAGCGCGACGCGAAGCACCTCAATCGCCTCGGCTTCTGA
- a CDS encoding MFS transporter: MFGPQNVRKRWRVDEITITKPDVIKRAIGAAAIGNITEWYDFGVYGYLATTIDKVFFPNQSGAVAAVLTAALFAVAFLVRPFGGMFFGPLSDRIGRNKVLAITMIMMALGTFCIGLVPSYAAIGLAAPFLLLACRLVQGFSTGGEYGNAMTFIAEYAPDRRRGFLGSLLEVGTFTGYLLGASIATVMTAVLSDQQMLSWGWRLPFFVALPLGLIGVYLRTKLADTPAYLQLEKESEQSEQQKAKEPGEFKKIFKLWPNMLACIGLVLAWNVTNYMLTAYMPTFFSEMADITGKSTVSDVASEVLQIIVMAVCLVLIPIIGKLSDRFGRKIIVRAGSAALIVLAIPSMLLITNDSLGSILGGLLIMGLSLICFSATMPSTLPSLFPTAVRAGALSIAFNISVSLFGGTTSTVMSALVGATHNLMWPAYYLMAAGVIGFIAIHRVPETNGRPLWGSTPAASSREEAKELVEELASH; this comes from the coding sequence ATGTTCGGGCCGCAGAACGTCCGTAAGAGGTGGCGCGTCGACGAGATCACCATCACCAAACCCGACGTGATCAAACGGGCCATCGGAGCTGCTGCCATCGGCAACATCACCGAGTGGTACGACTTCGGTGTCTACGGCTACCTGGCGACCACCATCGACAAGGTGTTCTTCCCCAATCAGAGCGGGGCAGTGGCTGCGGTGTTGACCGCGGCGCTGTTCGCGGTCGCCTTCCTGGTCCGGCCGTTCGGCGGCATGTTCTTCGGACCGTTGTCGGATCGGATCGGCCGGAACAAGGTGCTGGCGATCACCATGATCATGATGGCGCTGGGTACGTTCTGCATCGGCCTGGTGCCCTCGTACGCCGCGATCGGCCTGGCCGCACCGTTCCTGTTGCTGGCCTGCCGATTGGTGCAAGGCTTCTCCACCGGCGGCGAGTACGGCAACGCGATGACCTTCATCGCCGAGTACGCACCCGATCGGCGGCGCGGATTCCTCGGCAGCCTGCTGGAGGTCGGGACCTTCACCGGCTACCTGCTCGGCGCCAGCATCGCCACCGTGATGACCGCGGTGCTCAGTGATCAGCAGATGCTGTCCTGGGGTTGGCGGCTGCCGTTCTTCGTCGCATTGCCGCTCGGCCTGATCGGCGTCTACCTGCGGACGAAGCTGGCCGACACTCCCGCGTATCTCCAACTGGAGAAGGAATCCGAGCAGTCGGAGCAGCAGAAGGCGAAGGAACCGGGCGAGTTCAAGAAGATCTTCAAGCTGTGGCCGAACATGCTCGCCTGCATCGGTCTGGTGCTCGCCTGGAACGTCACCAACTACATGCTCACCGCGTACATGCCGACGTTCTTCTCCGAGATGGCCGACATCACCGGCAAGTCGACGGTCAGCGATGTGGCCTCGGAAGTGCTGCAGATCATCGTGATGGCGGTCTGTCTGGTGTTGATTCCGATCATCGGCAAGCTGTCCGACCGATTCGGCCGCAAGATCATCGTCCGGGCCGGTTCGGCGGCCTTGATCGTGTTGGCGATTCCGTCGATGTTGTTGATCACCAACGACTCGCTGGGCAGCATCCTCGGTGGCTTGTTGATCATGGGGCTGAGCCTGATCTGCTTCAGTGCGACGATGCCGTCGACGCTGCCGTCGTTGTTCCCGACGGCGGTCCGGGCCGGCGCGTTGTCGATCGCCTTCAACATCTCGGTTTCGTTGTTCGGCGGCACCACCTCGACGGTGATGAGTGCGCTGGTCGGCGCCACCCACAATCTGATGTGGCCGGCGTACTACCTGATGGCGGCCGGCGTGATCGGCTTCATCGCCATCCACCGGGTGCCGGAGACCAACGGCCGTCCACTCTGGGGTTCCACCCCGGCCGCCTCATCCCGCGAGGAGGCCAAGGAGTTGGTGGAGGAGCTGGCGTCCCACTGA
- a CDS encoding GNAT family N-acetyltransferase, translating into MGFQLVRPDDAAAVAVLTDLGNAAQAVDDPESPAGTPELTAGWLRYGWDLEPDQRYLYRPSEDDDPVGVLNVGVPKRDNLHLVTGGITVHPDQRRQGHGSAMLAELLRQTRELGRRTVWLGCAADDDGAAAFLKQHGFSYASHDARRYQWPSKVDQDHVAALYAEARQAAADYEVVRTQVPTDDQLLAELIEVTAAINDAPMGELEFEPEKFDLQRLKDFEYAGQQKGERIYRIFARHRHTGVVGGHTVMMVQPSQPTFGNQYDTAVHRDHRGHRLGMLLKIEMMRWMADAEPQIERIETWNNADNSYMINVNEAIGYRLSRIFDSYQLAL; encoded by the coding sequence ATGGGATTCCAACTCGTACGACCGGACGACGCCGCGGCCGTCGCCGTGCTCACCGACCTCGGCAACGCGGCCCAGGCGGTCGATGACCCGGAGTCGCCTGCCGGCACTCCGGAGCTGACGGCAGGCTGGCTGCGCTACGGCTGGGATCTGGAGCCCGATCAGCGCTACCTCTATCGGCCGAGCGAGGACGACGACCCGGTCGGAGTCCTCAATGTCGGCGTGCCCAAGCGGGACAATCTGCATCTGGTCACCGGCGGGATCACGGTGCATCCCGACCAGCGTCGGCAGGGCCACGGCAGCGCGATGCTGGCGGAGCTCCTGCGGCAGACCCGCGAGCTCGGCCGACGTACCGTCTGGCTGGGCTGCGCCGCCGACGACGACGGCGCCGCAGCCTTCCTCAAGCAGCACGGTTTCAGCTATGCCAGCCACGATGCCCGGCGCTATCAGTGGCCGTCCAAGGTCGATCAAGACCACGTCGCTGCGCTGTATGCCGAAGCCCGGCAGGCGGCCGCCGACTACGAGGTGGTTCGCACCCAGGTGCCGACCGATGATCAACTTCTCGCCGAGCTGATCGAGGTCACCGCGGCGATCAACGACGCGCCGATGGGCGAACTCGAATTCGAACCCGAGAAGTTCGATCTTCAGCGGCTGAAGGACTTCGAGTACGCCGGCCAGCAGAAGGGCGAACGCATCTATCGGATCTTCGCCCGGCACCGGCATACCGGCGTGGTCGGCGGCCACACGGTGATGATGGTGCAGCCCAGCCAGCCGACGTTCGGAAACCAGTACGACACCGCCGTCCATCGTGATCATCGCGGGCACCGGCTCGGCATGCTGCTCAAGATCGAGATGATGCGCTGGATGGCCGACGCGGAGCCGCAGATCGAGCGGATCGAGACCTGGAACAACGCCGACAACAGCTACATGATCAACGTCAACGAGGCGATCGGCTACCGCTTGTCCCGCATCTTCGACTCCTACCAACTGGCCCTCTGA